The following are from one region of the Actinopolyspora halophila DSM 43834 genome:
- a CDS encoding collagen-like protein gives MNTRRRLSRARRLQVWQMGLAGLTLVAVGVLATTLLMSRASAEQERAELRNQLDTVSQKAERVADPLAKLCRTSPDAAQQAGADTCQLATDIGKRGPAGPQGEQGPAGEDGRGIASTAIEDGRLVVSYTDGTSRDVGRVVGQQGPQGEQGPEGSEGRGITGTSITDGALEVSYSDGTTETLGQVVGTDGRGIESVTAEDGQLVITYTDGTTTDAGPLPQGPQGDQGPRGPQGERGPQGPPGPSCPDGYEQRDVLYASGQSGVGCVRTDEED, from the coding sequence GTGAACACACGCAGGAGACTCTCGCGGGCACGCCGGTTACAGGTGTGGCAGATGGGGCTCGCCGGGCTCACTCTCGTCGCGGTCGGCGTGCTGGCCACGACACTACTCATGTCCCGAGCGAGCGCGGAGCAGGAACGGGCCGAACTGCGCAACCAGCTCGACACCGTCTCCCAGAAGGCCGAACGCGTGGCCGACCCGCTCGCGAAACTCTGCCGCACGAGCCCGGACGCCGCGCAGCAGGCAGGCGCCGACACGTGCCAGCTCGCCACCGACATCGGCAAACGAGGCCCTGCCGGCCCGCAGGGCGAGCAGGGACCCGCCGGTGAGGACGGACGCGGCATCGCCTCAACCGCGATCGAGGACGGGCGCCTGGTGGTGTCCTACACCGATGGCACCTCGCGGGATGTGGGCCGCGTGGTCGGACAGCAGGGACCGCAAGGCGAGCAAGGACCCGAGGGTTCCGAGGGTCGCGGGATCACCGGCACCAGCATCACCGACGGGGCACTAGAGGTGTCTTACTCGGACGGCACCACGGAGACACTCGGCCAGGTGGTCGGCACGGACGGCCGCGGCATCGAGTCCGTAACCGCCGAGGACGGCCAGCTGGTCATCACCTACACCGACGGCACCACCACCGACGCGGGACCGCTCCCGCAGGGGCCGCAGGGCGACCAGGGACCGCGGGGACCGCAGGGCGAACGTGGTCCGCAGGGTCCGCCGGGGCCGAGCTGTCCGGATGGCTACGAGCAGCGCGACGTGCTCTACGCCAGCGGACAGTCCGGCGTCGGCTGCGTCCGCACAGACGAGGAGGACTGA
- a CDS encoding N-acetylmuramoyl-L-alanine amidase: MQWFNGPGEDLATVARETGYPVVEVDGWRNRGHGGMADHVGVIVCHHTASCEPEETDSNAPALDVVRDGRAGLPGPLAHYVLGFDGTVYVVAAGLAYHAGSGSWRGMSGNESAIGIEAEDSGDGDWTDAQLDAYPRLVARLCQFLGVDSAAVCAHREWAPERKIDPAGIDMPDFRRTVSDYLATPDQITAQEDDMRDDERQALFDVLQQHTGSRTPGEFPGWPSFVDDSERFTAVDYLRNIDAHTYHGRNLSKDSIRGIVREELTEVDPAKVSAETLVDRIAERLAPDEQDA; this comes from the coding sequence ATGCAGTGGTTCAACGGCCCCGGCGAGGACCTCGCCACCGTGGCCCGTGAGACCGGCTATCCGGTGGTCGAGGTCGACGGGTGGCGCAACCGCGGGCACGGCGGGATGGCCGACCATGTCGGCGTGATCGTGTGTCATCACACCGCCTCGTGTGAGCCCGAGGAAACCGACTCGAACGCTCCCGCCCTCGACGTGGTGCGCGATGGCCGCGCCGGGTTGCCCGGACCGCTCGCGCATTACGTGTTGGGTTTCGACGGCACCGTCTACGTGGTGGCCGCCGGTCTGGCCTACCACGCCGGAAGCGGTTCGTGGCGCGGCATGAGCGGCAACGAGAGCGCCATCGGCATCGAGGCCGAGGATTCCGGCGATGGGGACTGGACCGACGCACAGCTCGACGCTTACCCGCGGCTCGTGGCGCGGCTGTGCCAGTTCCTCGGCGTCGACTCCGCGGCCGTGTGCGCACACCGCGAGTGGGCGCCCGAGCGCAAGATCGACCCCGCCGGCATCGACATGCCCGACTTCCGGCGCACCGTATCCGACTACCTCGCGACCCCCGACCAGATCACAGCCCAGGAGGATGACATGCGCGACGACGAGCGCCAGGCCCTGTTCGACGTGCTCCAGCAGCACACCGGCAGCCGTACGCCCGGCGAGTTTCCGGGATGGCCGTCGTTCGTGGACGACTCCGAGCGGTTCACGGCCGTGGATTATCTGCGCAACATCGATGCGCACACCTACCACGGGCGCAACCTGTCGAAGGACTCGATCCGCGGCATCGTCCGCGAGGAGCTCACCGAGGTCGACCCGGCCAAGGTGTCCGCCGAGACCCTCGTCGACCGGATCGCCGAGCGGCTCGCGCCCGACGAGCAGGACGCCTGA